One part of the Vicia villosa cultivar HV-30 ecotype Madison, WI linkage group LG6, Vvil1.0, whole genome shotgun sequence genome encodes these proteins:
- the LOC131614732 gene encoding uncharacterized protein LOC131614732, whose protein sequence is MNCLDFIFLCHLMCMLPVQDPDNIFTDKDFIFDEEEELEYENEEEKSRPYQNDGLHETYQKESRIEGEVVYRILNGKSHTLKPNSGETVMIRENNIVVGFHLDDEGGCIVWEWHGHIARYTEELQFSLEYIYGNYFQRIVPEDTHRLY, encoded by the coding sequence ATGAACTGCCTAGACTTCATATTCCTTTGCCACCTAATGTGCATGCTTCCGGTTCAAGACCCTGACAACATATTTACCGACAAGGATTTCATTTTCGACGAAGAAGAAGAGCTAGAatatgaaaatgaagaagaaaagtctCGTCCCTACCAAAACGACGGACTACATGAAACCTACCAAAAAGAATCTCGAATTGAAGGTGAAGTCGTTTACCGGATTCTCAATGGAAAATCGCATACGCTGAAGCCTAATTCTGGTGAAACGGTTATGATTCGGGAAAATAACATTGTTGTTGGGTTTCATTTGGATGATGAAGGGGGGTGTATTGTATGGGAATGGCATGGCCACATTGCGAGGTACACTGAAGAACTTCAATTTTCTCTTGAGTATATCTATGGCAATTATTTTCAGAGGATTGTGCCTGAGGATACACACAGACTCTACTAA
- the LOC131614731 gene encoding uncharacterized protein LOC131614731 — MELFPDAYNLSKLKFVAVAGMGGWVNGRWEWGDFGILSANSSGAAMVAVHDLRSFLEVAHLVGMELDEVEWLAKADKKFSIKSSYLLSNAFHVPFGPEKEFFTSFSSLWNLVVPQKIKAFGWRCFLNRLHTRDLLLVRGISFSNSIACVCCGLERKSLYHIFLGCGVSALIWKEIISWIGFVDFGFGCIMGSFLKWCSFCKSKKVIKPGREGTIWLAILWSIWKLRNGIIFRNDSWSVSDTVWSIKTLV, encoded by the coding sequence ATGGAGTTGTTTCCGGATGCTTACAATCTTTCGAAATTAAAGTTTGTAGCGGTGGCGGGAATGGGTGGATGGGTGAATGGTAGGTGGGAGTGGGGGGATTTCGGTATTTTGTCGGCTAATAGTTCGGGGGCAGCCATGGTGGCGGTTCACGACCTTCGTTCTTTCCTAGAGGTGGCGCACCTGGTGGGGATGGAGTTGGACGAAGTGGAGTGGTTGGCGAAAGCGGATAAAAAGTTCTCCATCAAAAGTTCCTATCTTCTTTCTAATGCTTTTCATGTTCCTTTTGGCCCCGAAAAGGAATTTTTTACTTCTTTTAGTAGCCTTTGGAATTTGGTGGTGCCTCAAAAAATTAAGGCTTTTGGATGGAGGTGCTTTCTTAATAGATTGCATACAAGGGATCTTCTTCTTGTTAGAGGTATTTCTTTCTCTAATTCTATTGCTTGTGTGTGTTGTGGTTTGGAGAGGAAATCTTTGTATCATATCTTTCTTGGTTGTGGGGTCTCTGCTTTAATTTGGAAGGAGATAATTTCTTGgattggttttgttgattttggtTTTGGTTGTATCATGGGGAGTTTTTTGAAGTGGTGTAGTTTTTGCAAATCCAAGAAGGTGATCAAACCCGGTAGAGAAGGAACTATTTGGTTGGCTATTTTATGGTCGATTTGGAAGCTTAGAAACGGGATTATTTTCCGAAATGATTCGTGGAGTGTTTCCGATACCGTTTGGAGTATAAAGACTCTTGTTTAG
- the LOC131612441 gene encoding uncharacterized protein LOC131612441, whose protein sequence is MSSPVNNSSSSVNRLDTMFLRHQIGRLQAYDSDNHVTDNDFIFDEEGELKYQYEDDKPIPYQDDGLRAIYQEEVRIEAEVIYRILNGKAHTLKPNSGETVMIRESSIAVGFHVDEEEGEYIVWEWHGHIPRYTEEHQYSLEHIYGNYFQRIMSKECPPTPSPIDAVADKGLKDLSDGDVNPASGRIFHRNLNIGSAASRL, encoded by the exons ATGAGCTCCCCTGTAAATAACTCTTCCTCGTCCGTCAACCGCCTCGATACCATGTTCCTCCGCCATCAAATAGGAAGGCTCCAAGCTTATGATTCTGACAACCATGTTACCGACAATGATTTCATTTTCGACGAAGAAGGAGAGCTAAAATACCAATATGAAGATGACAAGCCCATTCCCTACCAAGACGACGGACTGCGTGCAATCTACCAAGAAGAAGTTCGGATTGAAGCTGAAGTCATTTATCGGATTCTCAACGGGAAAGCGCATACCTTGAAGCCTAATTCTGGTGAAACGGTTATGATTCGTGAAAGTAGCATTGCTGTAGGATTTCATGTGgatgaagaagaaggagaatATATTGTGTGGGAATGGCATGGTCACATTCCAAGGTATACTGAAGAGCATCAATATTCTCTTGAGCATATCTACGGGAATTACTTTCAGAGGATTATGTCTAAGGAGTGTCCTCCTACACCGTCTCCAATAGATGCAGTGGCTGATAAGGGTTTGAAGGACTTGTCTGATGGTGACGTTAATCCTGCCTCTGGTAGAATTTTTCATCGCAATCTCAACATTGGTTCTGCTGCTTCCAG GCTCTAA